A window from Chryseobacterium vaccae encodes these proteins:
- a CDS encoding DUF763 domain-containing protein: MKRSGTADLPLHYGKVPPWLYERMSVLGLSIIEVILMDYGKDEVLRRLADPFWFQSFGAVMGMDWHSSGITTSVMGALKRSINPSSQSLGLYICGGKGKFSRETPSELIQIADKTGLNGHELVKASKLSAKVDNTAIQDGYQLYLHNFILADNGSWSVVQQGMHESDGTARRYHWHSENVKSFVEEPHTGINGISRGKILNLTDAEASGNRKGILDISHTDSIEVMKDFSRLILPEHHDVRASDVDLKRLGALLYVTREQQPQNFEDLLMLEGVGPRTMQSLALVSEVIHGAPSRFADPARFSFAHGGKDGHPFPVPTKIYDESISILRKGIEKSKLGNSDKLNTLNKLHQIVTQTEQDFIPDFDIQQVIEEERQNSWRFGGKTVLGDAQKPQNPKPIQLSLF; the protein is encoded by the coding sequence ATGAAACGTTCAGGAACTGCAGATTTACCCTTACACTATGGAAAAGTACCACCATGGCTGTACGAACGTATGTCTGTTCTTGGCCTTTCCATCATAGAAGTGATCCTGATGGATTATGGTAAAGATGAGGTACTCCGCCGGCTGGCAGATCCGTTCTGGTTTCAGAGTTTTGGCGCAGTGATGGGAATGGATTGGCATTCCTCGGGGATTACTACGTCTGTGATGGGGGCATTGAAACGTTCCATTAATCCTAGCTCACAGTCATTGGGACTGTACATCTGTGGTGGAAAAGGCAAGTTTTCAAGAGAGACCCCTTCTGAATTAATTCAGATTGCAGATAAAACGGGTCTGAACGGACATGAACTCGTTAAAGCCAGCAAACTTTCCGCTAAAGTAGATAATACAGCCATTCAGGATGGCTATCAGCTGTATCTGCATAACTTTATTCTGGCAGATAACGGAAGCTGGAGTGTCGTTCAGCAGGGAATGCACGAATCAGACGGAACTGCCAGACGTTACCACTGGCATTCGGAAAATGTAAAATCTTTTGTAGAAGAGCCTCATACAGGAATCAACGGAATTTCAAGAGGAAAGATTCTTAACCTTACGGATGCAGAGGCTTCAGGAAACAGAAAAGGGATTCTGGATATTTCCCACACCGATTCTATAGAGGTGATGAAAGATTTTTCAAGACTTATACTTCCTGAGCATCATGATGTGCGGGCTTCAGATGTTGATTTGAAACGTCTCGGCGCTCTTTTATATGTTACCCGCGAACAGCAGCCTCAGAATTTTGAAGATCTCCTGATGCTGGAAGGAGTGGGACCAAGAACCATGCAGTCTTTAGCTCTGGTTAGTGAAGTGATTCATGGTGCACCCTCAAGATTTGCAGATCCCGCCAGATTCTCCTTTGCACACGGAGGAAAAGATGGGCATCCGTTTCCGGTTCCGACGAAAATCTATGATGAAAGTATAAGTATCCTCAGAAAAGGAATTGAAAAATCAAAACTTGGAAATTCTGATAAGCTGAATACTTTAAACAAACTTCACCAAATCGTTACCCAGACAGAACAGGACTTCATTCCTGATTTTGATATTCAGCAGGTAATTGAAGAAGAAAGACAGAATTCATGGAGGTTCGGAGGAAAAACGGTTTTGGGGGATGCACAGAAACCTCAGAATCCTAAGCCGATCCAGCTTTCATTATTTTAA
- a CDS encoding glyoxalase superfamily protein: MKATQIIPILRIFDYKKAVEFYVDWLGFEIVWEHYFGENTPVYMEVKRENIIFHLSEHHGDGSPGVRVAVWGEGVPAYHKELIDKKYKYNRPALEKTFYNAVSFTVIDPSGNKITFEEEYNEEKHKDLAFYSAG; encoded by the coding sequence ATGAAAGCAACACAAATCATCCCTATTCTCAGAATCTTCGATTACAAAAAAGCGGTAGAATTTTACGTTGACTGGCTTGGATTCGAGATTGTCTGGGAGCATTATTTTGGTGAAAATACTCCTGTTTATATGGAAGTAAAAAGAGAAAATATTATTTTCCATTTAAGCGAGCACCACGGAGACGGTTCCCCCGGAGTTAGAGTGGCTGTCTGGGGAGAAGGGGTTCCTGCCTATCATAAAGAGCTGATTGATAAAAAGTACAAATACAACCGTCCGGCTCTTGAAAAAACATTCTATAATGCAGTATCTTTTACAGTTATCGATCCTTCCGGAAATAAAATCACTTTCGAGGAAGAATATAATGAAGAAAAACATAAAGATCTGGCATTCTATTCGGCGGGTTGA
- a CDS encoding VOC family protein → MVKRIVANIKTEDPSKADLFYQDILELDVLMDHGWIKTLGTNEESKIQISFAVQGGNDTEVPDLSIEVDNIEEIYHKMIMSGFEIVYDMTDEDWGVRRFFVKDPFGKIVNILEHQ, encoded by the coding sequence ATGGTAAAAAGAATCGTAGCCAATATAAAAACAGAAGATCCTTCAAAAGCTGATCTTTTTTATCAGGACATTTTAGAACTTGATGTATTGATGGATCATGGCTGGATCAAAACTTTAGGAACCAATGAAGAATCAAAGATTCAGATCAGTTTTGCTGTTCAGGGCGGTAATGATACGGAGGTTCCCGATCTTTCCATTGAAGTGGATAACATTGAAGAAATCTACCATAAAATGATAATGTCCGGATTTGAAATCGTCTATGATATGACCGACGAAGATTGGGGTGTACGCCGCTTCTTCGTTAAAGATCCGTTTGGTAAAATAGTTAATATCCTTGAACATCAGTAA
- the tpx gene encoding thiol peroxidase — translation MSTTITLKGNEVHTIGTLPSVGSTVKDFALVDSGLNVKTLETFEGKKKVFNIFPSIDTPTCAASSRKFNEEASKLDNTVIINVSKDLPFALGRFCAAEGLNNVETLSDFRSSFGDDYEVTITDSPLKGLLSRAVIVTDENNKVVYTEQVSEIADEPNYDAALTALNQ, via the coding sequence ATGTCAACGACAATAACTTTAAAAGGAAACGAAGTACACACAATAGGAACATTACCATCGGTGGGAAGCACTGTTAAAGATTTTGCTCTGGTAGATTCCGGACTGAATGTAAAAACGTTGGAAACTTTTGAAGGAAAGAAAAAAGTATTCAATATCTTCCCAAGTATTGATACGCCTACTTGTGCGGCTTCCAGCAGAAAATTCAATGAAGAAGCTTCAAAACTGGACAATACAGTAATCATTAACGTTTCTAAAGACCTTCCGTTTGCATTAGGAAGATTCTGTGCAGCAGAAGGATTGAATAATGTTGAAACACTTTCAGATTTCAGAAGCAGCTTTGGCGATGATTATGAAGTAACTATTACAGATTCTCCTCTAAAAGGATTATTAAGCCGTGCCGTAATCGTTACAGACGAAAACAATAAAGTGGTTTACACAGAACAGGTTTCAGAAATTGCTGATGAGCCTAATTATGATGCAGCACTGACAGCATTAAACCAATAA
- a CDS encoding T9SS type A sorting domain-containing protein yields the protein MRKKITFLLFGVPVFGFAQSVIGTINSGAISESGFSHSVGEIYVIPDNPNQSSSGTMGMLYQTSLQVLGISEIEKENVKIYPNPTTDFIHVSLSSNSKIEDAEVYDTAGRLVLKTKLENGKLDLRSLHSGIYMISFRNPDIKPIKIIKKP from the coding sequence ATGCGAAAAAAAATTACATTCCTGCTCTTTGGAGTACCGGTCTTTGGTTTCGCCCAGTCAGTTATTGGCACAATTAATTCCGGTGCCATTTCTGAATCCGGATTTTCTCATTCCGTAGGAGAAATTTACGTTATCCCGGATAACCCAAACCAGAGCAGTTCCGGCACAATGGGAATGCTGTATCAGACGTCTTTACAGGTTCTCGGCATCAGTGAGATTGAAAAAGAAAATGTTAAGATCTACCCTAATCCAACCACTGACTTTATTCACGTTTCATTAAGCTCCAATTCTAAGATTGAAGATGCCGAAGTATACGACACAGCGGGAAGACTTGTTCTGAAAACAAAACTCGAAAACGGAAAACTTGATCTCCGCAGCCTTCATTCCGGGATTTATATGATCTCTTTCAGAAATCCTGACATCAAACCTATTAAAATCATTAAAAAACCTTAA
- a CDS encoding NADP-dependent isocitrate dehydrogenase codes for MSDKSKIYYTLTDEAPMLATHSFLPIVKAFTKSAAIEIAVPDISLSGRILANFPEFLKDDQKISDALAELGELATKPEANIIKLPNISASVPQLDAAIAELQSKGFAVPNYPAEPKNDEEKAIKAKYAKVLGSAVNPVLREGNSDRRAPKAVKNYAKANPHRMGDWASDSKTDVAHMNNGDFYGTETSTTLENTTKYRIVFKGNDGSENVLKDFAGLQAGEVIDSSVMNLNALKVFVLEAIEEAKKKDVLLSAHLKATMMKISDPIIFGAIVETFFKEVFTKYAETFKSLDINPNNGLADLFEKIKGNAQEADIKADIEKALAEGPRVAMVNSDKGITNFHVPSDIIVDASMAALVRGGGKMWNKDGNEEDTVCIIPDRSYAGFYQSVIDDMKAHGKLDPTTMGSVPNVGLMAQKAEEYGSHDKTFQLSADGTVEVQDENGNVLLSQKVEKDDIFRMCQTKDAPIQDWVKLAVNRSRLSDTPAIFWLDKGRAHDREIIKKVEKYLADHDTTGLDIRILDVKDAMTETLKRAREGKDTISVSGNVLRDYLTDLFPILELGTSAKMLSIVPLMNGGGLFETGAGGSAPKHVEQFLEEGYLRWDSLGEFLALQASLEHLAQTQGNTKSQVLADALDEANAKFLATDKSPARKVGQIDNRGSHFYLAMYWAEALANQTADAELAAQFAPVAAAMQENEAVINAELIGAQGKPQNIDGYYKTDTYKTYAAMRPSTVLNEIIDGI; via the coding sequence ATGTCAGACAAATCAAAAATCTATTACACTTTAACGGATGAGGCTCCAATGCTGGCTACACATTCTTTTTTACCGATTGTGAAAGCGTTTACAAAATCAGCAGCTATTGAGATTGCAGTTCCGGATATTTCTCTATCAGGAAGAATTTTAGCCAACTTCCCTGAATTCTTAAAAGACGATCAGAAGATTAGTGATGCTTTGGCAGAATTAGGAGAATTAGCAACAAAGCCTGAAGCCAATATCATCAAATTACCCAATATTTCTGCTTCTGTACCTCAATTAGATGCAGCCATCGCCGAACTTCAGTCTAAAGGTTTTGCTGTTCCGAATTATCCTGCAGAGCCTAAAAATGATGAGGAAAAAGCAATCAAAGCTAAATATGCCAAAGTATTAGGAAGTGCTGTAAACCCTGTATTGAGAGAAGGAAACTCTGACAGACGTGCTCCAAAAGCTGTTAAAAACTATGCAAAAGCCAACCCTCACAGAATGGGTGACTGGGCTTCTGACAGCAAAACTGATGTTGCCCACATGAATAACGGTGATTTCTACGGAACTGAAACTTCAACAACGTTAGAAAACACTACAAAATACAGAATCGTATTCAAAGGAAACGACGGTTCTGAAAATGTATTGAAAGATTTTGCCGGTCTCCAGGCTGGTGAAGTGATTGATTCTTCTGTAATGAACCTTAATGCTTTAAAAGTATTTGTTCTGGAAGCTATTGAAGAGGCAAAGAAAAAAGATGTACTCCTTTCTGCTCACCTTAAAGCTACGATGATGAAAATTTCTGACCCTATTATTTTCGGGGCAATCGTAGAAACGTTCTTCAAAGAGGTATTTACTAAATACGCTGAGACTTTCAAGTCTTTAGATATCAATCCAAACAACGGTCTTGCAGATCTTTTTGAAAAAATCAAAGGGAATGCTCAGGAGGCTGACATCAAAGCTGATATTGAAAAAGCACTTGCTGAAGGGCCAAGAGTAGCTATGGTAAATTCTGACAAAGGAATCACTAACTTCCACGTACCTTCTGATATTATTGTAGACGCATCTATGGCTGCTCTTGTAAGAGGCGGAGGTAAAATGTGGAACAAAGACGGTAACGAAGAAGATACAGTATGCATCATCCCTGACCGTTCTTACGCAGGTTTCTATCAGTCGGTAATCGATGATATGAAAGCTCACGGAAAACTGGATCCTACAACAATGGGCTCTGTTCCAAACGTAGGTTTAATGGCTCAGAAAGCAGAAGAGTACGGTTCTCACGATAAAACATTCCAGTTATCTGCTGACGGAACTGTAGAAGTTCAGGACGAAAACGGAAACGTTCTTCTTTCTCAAAAAGTAGAAAAAGATGACATCTTCAGAATGTGCCAGACTAAAGATGCGCCTATCCAGGACTGGGTAAAACTAGCTGTAAACAGATCAAGATTATCTGATACTCCTGCTATTTTCTGGCTGGATAAAGGAAGAGCTCACGACAGAGAAATCATCAAAAAAGTAGAAAAATATCTTGCCGACCATGATACTACAGGTCTTGATATCCGAATTCTTGATGTAAAAGACGCGATGACTGAAACCCTTAAAAGAGCAAGAGAAGGTAAAGACACCATCTCTGTTTCAGGAAACGTATTGAGAGATTATTTAACAGACCTTTTCCCGATCCTTGAATTAGGAACTTCTGCAAAAATGCTTTCTATCGTTCCATTGATGAACGGTGGTGGTCTTTTCGAAACAGGAGCCGGAGGTTCTGCTCCTAAACATGTTGAACAGTTCCTTGAAGAAGGCTATTTAAGATGGGATTCATTAGGTGAATTCTTAGCACTCCAGGCTTCTTTAGAGCATTTAGCACAAACTCAGGGGAATACAAAATCTCAGGTTTTAGCTGATGCATTGGATGAAGCTAATGCTAAATTCCTGGCTACAGATAAATCTCCTGCAAGAAAAGTAGGACAGATCGACAACAGAGGTTCTCACTTCTATTTAGCAATGTACTGGGCTGAAGCTTTAGCTAACCAGACTGCTGATGCTGAATTAGCGGCTCAATTTGCTCCGGTAGCAGCAGCTATGCAGGAAAATGAAGCTGTAATCAATGCTGAATTAATCGGCGCTCAGGGCAAGCCTCAGAACATTGATGGTTACTACAAAACTGATACCTACAAAACGTATGCAGCCATGAGACCAAGCACTGTTTTAAATGAAATTATTGACGGAATCTAA
- a CDS encoding aldo/keto reductase yields MKFRKLGNTGEQLSAIGLGCMGMSFAYGPANEQESINTLHKALDLGVNFWDTADMYANGENEKLISKVLVPNRDKIFIATKFGFRFKDGKASHSGAPGTYFDGSPEWIRQAVDLSLQRLKIDTIDLYYAHRIDPNVPVEETVGAMAELVKEGKVKYLGLSEASAESIRKANKIHPITALQSEYSILTRDVEKEILPTIRELGITLVPYSPLARGLFANINEVQNFGDEDFRKSLPRYQAEYLENNRNLAREFNEFAQSKGVKGTQLALAWVLNQGDDIIPIPGTKQIKYLEENIEAIAIDLSPSDLETIDSLLKKYPNVGERYSEGSMKLVNN; encoded by the coding sequence ATGAAATTTAGAAAATTAGGAAACACAGGAGAGCAGCTTTCTGCCATAGGATTAGGATGTATGGGTATGAGCTTTGCTTACGGACCTGCCAATGAGCAGGAAAGCATCAATACACTTCATAAAGCCCTTGATCTGGGCGTAAATTTCTGGGATACCGCAGATATGTACGCCAACGGAGAAAATGAAAAACTGATCTCAAAAGTTTTAGTTCCGAACCGTGATAAGATTTTTATCGCCACTAAATTCGGATTCAGATTCAAAGACGGAAAAGCGAGCCACAGCGGAGCTCCGGGAACTTATTTCGATGGTTCTCCGGAATGGATCAGACAGGCTGTAGATCTGAGTTTGCAGAGACTGAAAATAGATACAATTGATCTGTATTATGCCCATAGGATTGATCCTAATGTTCCGGTGGAAGAAACAGTAGGAGCGATGGCAGAACTGGTAAAAGAAGGTAAAGTAAAATACCTTGGATTGTCAGAAGCTTCCGCCGAATCCATCAGAAAAGCAAATAAAATTCATCCAATCACGGCTCTTCAGTCTGAATACTCAATTCTTACCAGAGACGTAGAAAAAGAAATACTTCCTACGATCAGGGAACTGGGAATTACGCTTGTTCCTTATTCTCCGCTGGCAAGAGGACTTTTTGCGAATATCAACGAAGTTCAGAATTTTGGAGATGAAGATTTCAGGAAATCACTGCCGCGTTATCAGGCAGAATATCTGGAAAACAACAGGAATCTAGCCAGAGAATTTAACGAATTTGCCCAGTCTAAAGGCGTGAAAGGAACCCAGCTGGCACTGGCATGGGTACTGAATCAAGGGGATGATATCATTCCGATTCCGGGAACCAAACAGATCAAATATCTTGAAGAAAATATCGAAGCGATAGCTATTGACTTAAGCCCGTCAGACCTTGAAACCATAGATTCACTCCTCAAAAAATATCCGAATGTAGGAGAGAGGTATAGCGAAGGTTCTATGAAGCTGGTTAATAATTAA
- a CDS encoding helix-turn-helix domain-containing protein: MESKETLKGFYERNELSRELSCIITPGIGHFNVFSRDSCSLVTPYSRRDYYKISLIIGKGKLHYADKWIHIDQPAILFSNPMVPYSWEAEDENQTGWFCLFTEEFLQNGSRIGNLQDSPLFRIGGTPVFFVNKDQQKTISELYSKMTAEIQSDYTHKYDMLRAYLHLLIHETMKMHPAESFQPYQNASQRVASLFMELLERQFPIDSPDAYLKLKTPNDFAQNLSIHVNSLNRSVKEITGRTTSQQITSRIIQEASALLKHTDWNISEIAYGLGFEEPAYFTNYFKRQTGITPNAVRN; this comes from the coding sequence ATGGAGTCTAAAGAAACATTAAAAGGATTTTATGAACGGAACGAGCTTTCCCGGGAACTGTCATGTATTATAACTCCCGGAATTGGTCATTTTAATGTGTTTTCCCGTGACAGCTGTTCGTTGGTAACCCCTTACAGCAGGAGGGATTATTATAAAATTTCACTGATTATAGGAAAAGGAAAACTTCATTATGCCGACAAATGGATTCATATAGATCAGCCGGCTATTTTATTTTCAAACCCAATGGTGCCATATTCATGGGAAGCAGAGGATGAAAATCAGACCGGGTGGTTTTGTCTTTTTACCGAAGAATTTCTTCAGAACGGAAGCCGCATCGGGAATCTTCAGGATTCTCCGCTGTTCAGGATTGGCGGTACTCCGGTTTTCTTTGTCAATAAAGACCAGCAAAAGACCATTTCAGAGCTTTATAGCAAAATGACGGCCGAGATCCAGTCGGATTATACGCATAAATATGATATGCTGCGCGCTTATCTTCATCTTTTGATTCATGAAACCATGAAAATGCATCCTGCAGAAAGTTTTCAACCGTATCAAAATGCTTCACAAAGAGTGGCTTCATTGTTTATGGAATTGCTGGAAAGACAGTTTCCGATTGATAGTCCGGACGCTTATCTGAAGTTGAAAACTCCAAATGATTTTGCACAGAACCTTTCCATTCATGTCAATTCCCTGAACCGTTCCGTAAAAGAGATAACCGGAAGAACCACAAGTCAGCAGATTACTTCAAGAATCATTCAGGAGGCCAGTGCGTTACTGAAGCATACGGATTGGAATATTTCAGAAATCGCTTATGGGCTGGGATTTGAAGAGCCTGCTTATTTTACGAATTATTTTAAAAGACAGACTGGAATAACCCCAAATGCAGTAAGAAACTAG
- a CDS encoding hemolysin family protein — protein MEIIIIILLILLNGIFSMSEMALVSSKGFRLRKEKKKGNTNAKTAIKLSENPNQFLSTVQIGITLIGILLGIFSGDRLTSDLAAYIAQFETFTEYSKGIASFIIVALITFLSIVFGELIPKRIGMKFPEKTAIIIAKPMYWLSVIASPFIWLLTVTNNGVLRLFGIKNDEKELITEEEIKSIIREGKEGGIIEEKEHDVLKNAFELGDRKVSSAATHRSKIISVDADDNYETVKSKIRNSSFSAYPVTDKNNLDHIIGIVKMRDLFDLDPLHFNLREHVRKTVFVSEKSFIYPMMESFQISRSHIAVVIDEYGTTKGIITLNDILNDLVGNTPDESDDDRDIIKRNENSWLIDGKCPLYDFKKYFKVDLDEEIEKHFISVSGLFIYGRDTLPKTGEKVQIGNLILEIVDKDGNRIDKIMATKMTK, from the coding sequence ATGGAAATTATCATTATCATACTGCTTATTCTGCTGAATGGAATTTTCTCCATGTCTGAGATGGCACTCGTTTCCTCCAAAGGTTTCAGACTTAGGAAGGAAAAGAAAAAAGGAAATACTAACGCCAAAACCGCAATCAAACTTTCTGAAAACCCTAATCAATTTTTATCCACCGTACAGATTGGTATTACCCTGATTGGAATTCTCCTTGGTATTTTTTCCGGGGACAGGCTTACTTCGGATCTTGCTGCCTATATTGCTCAGTTTGAAACTTTCACAGAATATTCCAAAGGAATTGCGTCTTTTATCATTGTGGCGCTTATTACGTTTCTCTCTATTGTTTTCGGTGAACTGATTCCAAAGCGAATAGGAATGAAATTTCCGGAAAAAACAGCCATTATTATAGCAAAGCCCATGTATTGGCTTTCTGTGATTGCTTCCCCTTTTATCTGGCTGCTCACTGTTACCAATAATGGGGTTCTGAGACTTTTCGGAATTAAAAATGATGAAAAGGAACTGATTACTGAAGAGGAAATTAAATCGATCATCAGGGAAGGAAAAGAAGGTGGCATTATTGAAGAAAAAGAACATGATGTTTTAAAGAATGCTTTTGAACTTGGCGACCGCAAAGTTAGTTCTGCTGCTACACACCGTTCAAAAATAATTTCTGTGGATGCTGATGACAACTATGAAACGGTAAAATCAAAAATCAGAAACAGTTCGTTCTCTGCTTATCCTGTGACTGACAAAAACAACCTGGATCATATTATAGGAATCGTCAAAATGCGGGATCTGTTCGATCTTGACCCACTTCATTTTAATCTCCGGGAACATGTGAGAAAAACGGTTTTTGTAAGTGAGAAATCTTTCATCTATCCTATGATGGAAAGCTTCCAGATCAGCCGCTCCCATATTGCTGTTGTTATTGATGAGTATGGAACAACAAAAGGTATTATTACCCTGAATGATATATTGAATGATCTTGTCGGAAATACTCCTGATGAATCTGATGACGACAGGGATATTATCAAACGGAATGAAAACTCATGGCTTATTGATGGCAAATGCCCGCTGTACGATTTTAAAAAGTATTTCAAAGTTGATCTGGATGAGGAAATAGAGAAACACTTCATCAGCGTTTCAGGACTTTTCATCTATGGCAGAGACACTCTTCCGAAAACCGGGGAAAAAGTACAGATTGGCAATCTTATTCTGGAAATTGTGGACAAGGACGGAAACAGGATTGACAAGATTATGGCAACTAAGATGACAAAATAG
- a CDS encoding GNAT family N-acetyltransferase gives MENIKFEISPYQDELQLLIDGNKVGYMSIEVDGRLLIVYYTKLDEEREGQGYAKMLLDELVRYAEEKDLLVDPECDFVRQQFENHPRRYKDIWHA, from the coding sequence ATGGAAAATATAAAGTTTGAAATATCTCCATACCAGGATGAACTGCAGCTATTGATTGACGGGAATAAAGTAGGATACATGTCAATTGAAGTTGACGGAAGGCTGCTGATTGTATATTACACTAAACTTGATGAAGAACGTGAGGGACAGGGATATGCCAAAATGCTACTGGACGAACTGGTTCGTTATGCTGAGGAAAAAGACCTGCTAGTAGATCCTGAATGCGATTTTGTCCGCCAGCAATTTGAAAACCACCCCAGAAGATATAAAGATATCTGGCATGCCTGA
- a CDS encoding MBL fold metallo-hydrolase: MNRPAFGAAPKGKRLERIRQSKLYKKGKFHNRNYTPAVAEGYGTLQVTYDFFFGRKHPLLKPLKAISSVYTDLKSIPKDQDVFIWLGHSSYYLQTDGVSFLVDPVLSLYGSPFKYFNKAFKGSDIFKPEDMPDLDYLVITHDHFDHLDYPTVKSIKDRTGMAIVPLGTGAHLERWGYGENKLIEEEWGAEIILKNNIKITFTPARHFSGRKIKQNNTLWTSYVLETPSKKIFLGGDSGYDTHFKEIGDQFGPFDFAVLENGQYDKAWKYIHALPEDVIQAAIDLQAKNTIPVHSSKFALALHPWNEPLQMVTRLGKEKGLSILTPMIGEVVDLNRDNNQFSVWWED; encoded by the coding sequence ATGAATAGGCCTGCATTTGGTGCTGCTCCGAAAGGTAAAAGGCTTGAACGAATACGCCAGTCAAAGTTGTATAAAAAAGGTAAATTTCACAACAGAAATTATACGCCAGCCGTTGCAGAGGGGTATGGAACTCTGCAGGTAACCTATGATTTTTTCTTTGGAAGAAAACATCCGCTGCTAAAACCTTTAAAAGCGATTTCTTCAGTATATACAGATCTTAAAAGCATTCCGAAAGACCAGGATGTGTTCATCTGGCTCGGACATTCATCTTATTACTTACAAACAGATGGCGTTTCTTTTTTGGTCGATCCTGTATTAAGCTTATATGGTTCACCATTCAAATATTTTAACAAAGCATTTAAAGGCTCGGATATTTTTAAACCTGAAGATATGCCTGATCTGGATTACCTGGTGATTACCCATGATCACTTCGACCATCTTGATTATCCTACCGTAAAATCTATTAAAGACCGTACAGGTATGGCTATTGTTCCTTTGGGAACAGGAGCACATCTGGAACGCTGGGGATACGGTGAAAATAAACTGATAGAAGAAGAGTGGGGTGCTGAAATAATCCTTAAAAATAATATAAAAATTACGTTTACGCCAGCCAGACATTTTTCCGGAAGAAAGATAAAGCAGAACAATACGCTTTGGACTTCTTACGTTCTGGAAACTCCGTCAAAAAAGATTTTCTTAGGCGGAGACAGCGGTTATGATACTCATTTTAAAGAAATTGGAGATCAATTCGGGCCTTTTGATTTTGCTGTTCTTGAAAACGGGCAGTATGACAAAGCTTGGAAATATATTCACGCGCTTCCGGAAGATGTGATCCAGGCGGCTATTGATTTACAGGCAAAAAATACAATTCCTGTTCATTCTTCAAAATTTGCACTGGCTCTTCATCCTTGGAACGAACCTTTGCAGATGGTAACCCGTTTAGGAAAAGAAAAAGGACTATCCATTCTTACTCCAATGATCGGAGAAGTTGTAGATTTAAACCGGGATAATAATCAGTTCAGTGTCTGGTGGGAAGATTGA